ATGTAAGTGGGTAATTCTgctttttttaagtgaaaaaacaaaatactatttCTCAGGTATTAAGAGTGAAACCCCCTTGCCAGCGGGATCTTCTCCGCCTGCACTGCATTCTCTGAGGCGGTAGGGCTGAGCCCCTCTAGCCGGGGTCTAGGGATGTCGCCACCACGGCCGGGGCGGGGAGGGACCCCCAGCACTCCGAGGCCGCTGGCGGGGctctcactttcctcccttgcctcttcggTGCAGAGCTCACGGCATTCTAAGCTGGAGAAGGCAGACATTCTGGAAATGACAGTGAAGCACCTCCGGAACCTGCAGCGGGCGCAGATGACGGGTGAGGGCGGCTCGCCGCGTCCCCCTCTGCGGGCGTCCCTCTCTCCCCGCGGTGATTTCTTCCAGACTTCCGCCCGTGGTTGTGAGAGGCATTCAGCTACATTTTACTGCCTTGGCTCACTCTTGCGTTCCCACGGTCTGGGGCTTATTTATAGCCACAACTCCAAGTTGTTACTGTTccggaaagggagggagagaggttgTAGCAGCGAGGGCTGCGGGCGGCTTGGCAGTGGGGGAAGCGGGTGGGGGCGAAAGGACTTAGAACCGTGGCGGTTTTTAAGCTGCGTGGAGCCTGGGGTCTTCTGGTTTaacactccctcctcccccactacAGAACGGGAAATACGGCTCGGATGGTTGAGCAGGGGGGAAGGGCATTATCCAAGGTCACATCGCgcgagggtggggaggaggcaaaTCTGAGGCTTGAGATCGGTTTAAATGGACCGACAGGGAACGGAGAGGGAGCGTCTCGGGTTCGGTCGCCAAGCTAGTGTGGAGAGGCGGATGGTTTTTCTAAACCCAGCCCGGTAGCCAAGACGCAGTTCCGCGGGCGGGTGGTCAGGGAGGCGCGCCGCGGGGACCTCCCAGGGTGGAGGCGGCGGCTTCGGGGCCAGGGCTGTTCGGTGACCCGTCTGTCTCCTTCTGGCCCGCAGCCGCGCTAAGCACAGACCCGAGCGTGCTGGGGAAGTACCGCGCCGGCTTCAGCGAGTGCATGAACGAGGTGACCCGCTTCCTGTCCACGTGTGAGGGCGTTAACACCGAGGTGCGCACCCGACTCCTCGGCCACCTGGCCAACTGCATGACCCAGATCAACGCCATGACCTACCCAGGGCAGCCGCACCCCGCCTTACAGGCGCCGCCGCCACCCCCTCCGGGACCCGGAGGTCCACAGCACGCGCCGTTCGCGCCGCCTCCGCCGCTCGTGCCCATCCCCGGGGGTGCGGCGCCCCCTCCCGGCGGCGCGCCCTGCAAGCTGGGCAGCCCGGCTGGAGAGGCGGCTAAGGTGTTCGGCGGCTTCCAGGTGGTGCCGGCTCCCGACGGCCAGTTTGCCTTCCTCATCCCCAACGGGGCCTTCGCTCACAGCGGCCCGGTCATCCCAGTCTACACCAGCAACAGCGGGACCTCCGTGGGCCCCAACGCGGTGTCGCCTTCCAGCGGCCCCTCGCTCACGGCGGACTCCATGTGGAGGCCGTGGCGGAACTGAGGGGCTCAGGCCACCCCTCCCCCTAAATTCCCCAACCCACCTCTCTTCCCTCGGGACATTAAACAGGAACTTGGAGGCTGGGAACGAAGGGAGGAGTTTTGTGATTAACtggttactttgttttttttttaatttctaaagttaCTTTTTTGTAGAGAGCTGTATTAAGTGACTGACCATGcactatatttgtatatattttatatgttcataTTGGATTGCGCCtttgtattataaaaattcaGATGACATTTCGTTTTTTACAcgagatttcttttttatgtgatgccaaagatgtttgaaaatgctcttaaaatatcttccttttgggaagtttatttgagaaaatataataaaaaaaaaagagtgaatgctTTTATGTCTTAGAACTGATTATttcagaatatgtaaaaaaaaaaaggtctcggCAGAATTTGTTACATGTAATCTGAGAATTCAGGAATTGGCTCTTTTGTTATTAAAAGAACATTCAAAAAACTCTGTCCAACCTTCTACCAACCCTCCTTGAACTAAATTCCATTTAATTTGTGAGAACCCATCTGATATGGCTTCCCTGATCAATTTGTGGTCAATCTCTTAAAGGATTTCAAAAACTTTTCTAGTAGCAATTGGGTAGTTCATTCAGTCCTGGCGCTCAtactggttccttctgaggaggGTGGAACAGGGCTGAATTCATGAAGTTCATCAATCCAGTACTATTGCCCACTGCACATTTACGGGTGGCTCCTGCATCATTACTGCCCTGGGGTAGCTCACCAACATCCAAGTAAAAACAGTCTTCATAGCTGCAGCCTCCAGCCTTCAAGGGTTGGAGTCTTCCTTTAATTAGTCTTTAGGTGCAGCTAGACATTTTCTGTACCAGCATCTAAAAGTTTGAAATGCCTCTCTGCACCCTCTTCAAGCAAGCTGAGAAGGTCAACAGATTCCTTCTGCCAAGGAACAGCTAGTTAGACTCCCAAGTGGAGCCCGAGTCCAGATGATTAACACCAGACATATGTTTTTGATAAGTTTCTGTGCTTGGCTCTAATAGAGAAAGCATGTGGGGGCCTTGCTGGCAAGCACACAGGCCATCTTCCCCTTTTAATGCAAACAGCAAGCGACCCCTTTGCTTGGTCATGCCCCATTTCCAGGCAAGATGTGGGCTCCAGATAGAAGCAAAAGGGTTGTCTCCGGTTTCAGCTCACATAACCCTCCTTAACAAGTCCTAACTCAAAGCGGACAGCTTTAAACTGTGCCAGGATCTGCAGGGAATTTCTTCCAAATCCCATCACAAAGGCTTGTCAGATTTTGTCAGATTTGGCCAGGTGTTTGACTGCATCCAGGTGTTGGGGAAATGAAAACCACGAGCCCTGCGAGACCAGACACATCAGCGGCGCTGTGGGTCTGGCGGACGCGCCTTCCTCCCCCACCGACGGCCAGTCGTCCTCCCTGCCCGGCCCCTCCCGCCAGCCTCCTCTCACCCCCCTTCTTTTGGAAGGGCTTCTGGGAGGAGAAGGATGAGGCGGGAGAGATCAATCTTTGAAGCCTTCCTAACAAAGATAAAGCCAACGATTTTCTGTCTTGTTTCAAAAGCTT
The window above is part of the Physeter macrocephalus isolate SW-GA unplaced genomic scaffold, ASM283717v5 random_1457, whole genome shotgun sequence genome. Proteins encoded here:
- the HES1 gene encoding transcription factor HES-1, which codes for MPADIMEKNSSSPVAATPASVNTTPDKPKTASEHRKSSKPIMEKRRRARINESLSQLKTLILDALKKDSSRHSKLEKADILEMTVKHLRNLQRAQMTAALSTDPSVLGKYRAGFSECMNEVTRFLSTCEGVNTEVRTRLLGHLANCMTQINAMTYPGQPHPALQAPPPPPPGPGGPQHAPFAPPPPLVPIPGGAAPPPGGAPCKLGSPAGEAAKVFGGFQVVPAPDGQFAFLIPNGAFAHSGPVIPVYTSNSGTSVGPNAVSPSSGPSLTADSMWRPWRN